One stretch of Flavobacterium sp. 9 DNA includes these proteins:
- a CDS encoding response regulator, with amino-acid sequence MNVLIVDDHPMTVEGYINALSMAPFALNSPIFSKAHNCEEAYNCLMKTSLTKESFDIAIIDKGLPGYEEKSILSGSDLAGFIKEIMPNCKIIMITAHTEVLVVYELYKNVRLDGLIIKNDITPEKLQQAVAEVLQGNSYKSITVQNCINDIWKKELMVEDYNRQILFYLSKGFKVKELEGVIFLTTSAIQKRIIRMKRAFDVTDDSGLVKEAIKQGFI; translated from the coding sequence ATGAATGTACTCATAGTAGATGATCATCCAATGACCGTAGAAGGTTATATAAATGCACTCTCAATGGCACCTTTTGCATTAAATTCTCCTATTTTTTCAAAAGCCCATAATTGCGAGGAAGCTTACAATTGTCTTATGAAAACTTCACTGACCAAAGAATCATTTGACATTGCTATAATTGATAAAGGTTTGCCGGGATATGAAGAAAAATCTATTCTGTCAGGAAGTGATTTGGCTGGTTTTATTAAAGAAATCATGCCCAATTGCAAAATCATTATGATCACCGCACATACCGAAGTTCTCGTTGTTTATGAACTCTACAAAAATGTGCGATTAGATGGACTTATCATAAAAAATGATATTACGCCTGAAAAATTGCAACAAGCTGTAGCAGAGGTTTTACAAGGCAATTCATATAAAAGTATTACAGTACAAAACTGCATTAACGACATCTGGAAAAAAGAGTTGATGGTCGAAGATTATAACCGTCAGATTCTATTTTATTTATCCAAAGGTTTTAAAGTAAAAGAACTCGAAGGAGTTATCTTTTTGACTACAAGTGCAATCCAAAAACGCATTATCAGAATGAAAAGAGCCTTTGACGTGACAGACGATTCCGGTTTGGTCAAAGAAGCCATTAAACAAGGGTTTATCTAA
- a CDS encoding class I lanthipeptide produces MKKVKFVGKLTLNKVTVAKLNNEQMTKVVGGGQTEKPSTTKSTVYTCGFLCTY; encoded by the coding sequence ATGAAAAAAGTAAAATTCGTAGGTAAATTAACTCTGAACAAAGTTACCGTTGCAAAATTAAATAATGAGCAAATGACTAAAGTTGTTGGTGGTGGACAAACTGAAAAACCATCTACAACAAAATCAACTGTTTATACTTGTGGATTTTTATGTACTTACTAA
- a CDS encoding lanthionine synthetase C family protein, producing the protein MWNKIIKNEDLVSKVEKKLKEISKSFDTYDESDCSLFLGQSGLVLFMAYHSKHKERLNESEAYVQELFDYFQEPDNLNFSFGIAGILHTLYHLEKEDFFDFEDNISDFDYSIFHEFISNDTSLDFLHGNTGVVFSLLEQNIGSKYDYLFDAWLASIDRIKENDPNFLKWKVDFTLAKDEHPTEGYSFGLAHGVPSIILVLLKLFDRKKDFKLLKYLNKSIDFLLSVRFDASSEFYFPSQLVNNDKTDSNLAWCYGDLGVAMAIFQYAKYFDKRELVEFALEIFTKHSSKRDVHTYTVFDASICHGSAGIAHIYARIYNYTNIELYRETAEYWYGITLEKAEHPDGIAGYKQFHGKDEPLVNEFGLFEGVSGIGLSLISAISNIEPRWDRTLLLS; encoded by the coding sequence ATGTGGAATAAAATTATAAAAAACGAGGATTTAGTAAGTAAAGTGGAGAAAAAACTAAAGGAAATTTCAAAATCCTTCGACACTTACGATGAATCAGATTGTTCTTTGTTTTTAGGACAATCAGGATTGGTATTATTCATGGCTTATCATTCTAAGCATAAAGAGCGCCTGAATGAAAGTGAAGCTTATGTTCAGGAGTTATTTGATTATTTTCAGGAGCCTGATAATTTGAATTTCTCTTTTGGAATCGCCGGAATTTTGCATACGCTTTATCATTTAGAGAAAGAAGATTTTTTTGATTTTGAGGATAACATCAGCGATTTTGACTATTCAATTTTTCATGAATTTATTTCTAATGATACTTCTTTAGATTTTTTGCACGGTAATACAGGCGTTGTATTTAGTCTCTTAGAACAAAATATAGGGTCCAAATATGATTATTTATTTGATGCCTGGCTAGCTTCGATAGATAGAATAAAAGAAAATGATCCAAATTTTTTAAAATGGAAAGTTGATTTTACATTGGCAAAAGATGAACATCCTACAGAAGGATATTCTTTTGGACTCGCACATGGAGTTCCGTCTATAATTCTTGTTCTGCTAAAATTATTTGACAGAAAGAAAGATTTTAAACTATTAAAATACTTAAATAAAAGTATTGACTTTTTGCTAAGCGTTAGATTTGATGCTTCGTCAGAATTTTATTTTCCAAGTCAATTAGTAAATAATGATAAAACCGACAGTAATCTGGCTTGGTGTTATGGTGATTTAGGAGTTGCAATGGCAATTTTTCAATATGCTAAATATTTTGACAAAAGAGAATTAGTAGAATTTGCATTAGAAATATTTACCAAACATTCCTCAAAAAGGGATGTTCATACATATACGGTTTTTGATGCAAGCATTTGCCACGGAAGCGCTGGTATTGCACATATTTACGCAAGAATCTATAATTATACTAATATCGAATTATACAGAGAAACTGCCGAATATTGGTACGGAATCACTTTAGAAAAAGCGGAACATCCTGATGGAATTGCCGGATATAAGCAATTTCACGGTAAAGATGAGCCATTAGTAAATGAATTTGGTTTGTTTGAAGGAGTTTCCGGTATCGGACTTTCTTTGATTAGTGCAATCAGTAATATTGAACCAAGATGGGACAGGACATTATTATTATCATAA
- a CDS encoding lantibiotic dehydratase — translation MEALYVASPAFYEEFRKHLNKPITDNKDLKKINNSLYKYQSRASNRCTPFGLFAGLSIGNWSDENKIELSKDLNKTLNRRTRLDMNVLFWIAQEITKQSFIKPHLRYFPNASIYLVGDCYRYIEYYYLNNRRFHKLNKVDYSPYLDLILEQSKNGLNQDDLVHLLINDEISFEEANDFVEEIIASQLLINEFEPTITGEDYFSRLLENLDNIFKINPGNELKHLINLLDSVDELIEINDTSLFNSIDAYKSIHQKLKIILPELSETNLFQIDLYKEAETATLNKTIQTQLQNAISFLNKITPPEINSNLENFKTRFEDYYEGKEIPLLLALDTETGIGYPQKDNNGINDLIDTIYADVTSKEQEIKWDSVQPHLLKLIISSIKENKKVIEISESDFKGIDFSDSVLTSSYSIMFKVLNAEINKIAISGTGNSSAINLLGRFAGGSKKLENIVKEIAVFEQQQMPDKILAEIVHLPESRTGNVLSRPAFRDYEIPYLAKSSVDDEFQVKMEDLVLKLKDDKIILFDNRLKKEIIPRMGNAHNHSNNSLPVYHFLGDLQTQYFAKTALGFNWGVLTNQFSFLPRVEYQNSVLSPATWQLNKHDLEPFQNKTATNIEKQKFFFDLKERIELPNKFLVIEYDNELLISTDNPIAVDTFIDMVKNRDQLTIFEYLFEKDSALIKDTEGAEFANECIAIVLNETTKKESQKVVEKKTFATKQTFGIGSEWLYYKIYCGVKTADSILSEKIKYITEKLLSENSIDQWFFIRYADPDIHLRFRLHITNFEKYGEILQLINTELEPLLDQHIISKIQVDTYKRELDRYGDNSIELAEQLFYNDSVFVMDMLEMIDADNGGTIRWQMAIRSVDEFLNDFRLTLEEKYNLIEMLSNSFFKEHGGKQELKRTLNQKFRTLRSQLEDILDSNNEEEKEYYPIVELLQIRSQSNQLIVDEILKLRDQNELKVKLGGLLSSLLHMNLDRLFMGRNRTNEFVVYDLLARYYKGKLARLKFDCKTSLIDSELMQLR, via the coding sequence TTGGAAGCATTATATGTGGCATCACCGGCATTTTATGAAGAATTTAGAAAACATCTTAATAAACCTATTACTGATAATAAGGATCTAAAGAAAATCAATAATTCGTTGTACAAATATCAAAGTCGTGCAAGTAATCGTTGCACACCATTTGGTTTATTTGCAGGTTTGAGTATTGGTAATTGGTCTGACGAAAATAAAATTGAGCTTAGTAAAGATTTAAATAAAACCCTGAATCGCAGAACTCGTTTAGACATGAATGTGCTTTTTTGGATTGCACAGGAAATAACAAAACAATCTTTTATTAAACCTCATTTAAGATATTTTCCTAACGCAAGTATCTATTTAGTTGGAGATTGTTATCGTTATATCGAATATTATTATCTTAATAATCGTCGTTTTCATAAATTAAATAAAGTTGATTATTCACCTTATCTGGATCTTATTTTAGAACAAAGCAAAAACGGATTAAATCAGGATGATCTCGTTCATTTATTGATTAATGACGAAATTAGTTTTGAAGAAGCCAATGATTTTGTTGAAGAAATAATTGCTTCACAATTGCTTATAAATGAATTTGAGCCTACAATTACCGGAGAAGATTATTTCTCAAGATTGCTTGAAAATCTGGACAATATCTTTAAAATAAATCCTGGTAATGAACTAAAGCATTTAATTAATTTACTCGATTCAGTCGATGAATTAATTGAAATTAATGACACATCACTTTTCAATTCTATTGATGCCTATAAGAGTATCCATCAAAAATTAAAAATCATTCTGCCTGAATTGAGTGAAACAAACTTGTTTCAGATTGATTTGTATAAAGAAGCCGAGACTGCGACTTTGAACAAAACAATACAGACACAATTACAGAATGCGATTTCGTTTTTAAACAAAATTACACCACCGGAAATAAATTCAAATCTCGAAAACTTTAAAACCAGATTTGAGGATTATTACGAAGGCAAGGAGATCCCATTATTACTGGCATTAGATACAGAAACAGGAATTGGATATCCGCAAAAAGACAACAATGGAATTAATGATTTAATTGATACTATTTATGCAGATGTTACAAGCAAGGAGCAGGAAATAAAATGGGATTCTGTACAGCCGCATTTACTGAAATTAATTATTAGCAGCATTAAAGAAAATAAAAAAGTTATTGAAATTAGCGAATCAGATTTTAAAGGAATCGATTTTTCAGATTCAGTATTAACTTCTTCTTATTCAATAATGTTTAAAGTACTTAATGCCGAAATTAATAAAATTGCGATTTCAGGTACAGGTAATAGCAGCGCTATAAATTTGCTTGGCAGATTTGCGGGCGGCAGTAAAAAACTCGAAAATATTGTTAAAGAAATTGCAGTATTTGAACAGCAACAAATGCCTGATAAAATCCTGGCAGAAATAGTTCATTTACCCGAAAGCAGAACCGGAAATGTTTTATCGCGACCAGCTTTTCGGGATTATGAAATTCCTTATTTAGCCAAAAGTTCTGTTGATGATGAATTTCAGGTTAAAATGGAAGATTTAGTGCTGAAATTAAAAGACGATAAAATTATTTTATTCGACAATCGTCTAAAAAAAGAAATTATTCCCCGTATGGGAAATGCACATAATCACAGCAATAATAGTTTACCGGTTTATCATTTTTTAGGTGATTTACAAACTCAATATTTTGCAAAAACAGCTTTAGGTTTCAATTGGGGAGTTTTGACGAATCAATTTAGCTTTTTGCCAAGAGTCGAATATCAAAATTCAGTTTTAAGTCCGGCAACATGGCAATTAAATAAGCATGATTTAGAACCATTTCAGAATAAAACAGCAACGAATATTGAAAAACAAAAGTTCTTTTTTGATTTAAAAGAACGAATTGAATTGCCAAACAAGTTTTTAGTAATTGAATATGATAACGAATTATTGATTTCAACGGATAATCCAATAGCGGTTGACACCTTTATAGATATGGTAAAAAATAGGGATCAACTTACCATATTTGAGTATTTATTCGAAAAAGATTCGGCACTAATTAAAGACACAGAAGGAGCAGAGTTCGCAAACGAATGCATTGCAATTGTACTAAATGAAACCACTAAAAAGGAATCACAAAAAGTTGTAGAAAAGAAGACTTTTGCAACCAAACAAACATTTGGCATTGGAAGCGAATGGTTGTATTATAAAATTTATTGTGGTGTAAAAACTGCCGATTCTATTTTATCGGAAAAAATAAAATATATAACCGAAAAGCTTTTAAGCGAAAATAGTATTGATCAATGGTTTTTTATCAGATATGCAGATCCTGATATTCATCTAAGATTTAGATTGCATATTACTAATTTCGAAAAGTATGGCGAAATATTACAGCTTATAAATACCGAATTAGAACCATTATTAGACCAACATATTATATCTAAAATTCAAGTTGATACATACAAGCGAGAATTAGATCGATATGGCGATAATAGCATTGAACTTGCCGAACAATTGTTTTATAATGACAGCGTATTTGTTATGGATATGCTGGAAATGATTGATGCTGATAATGGCGGAACAATTAGATGGCAAATGGCAATTCGATCAGTCGATGAATTTTTGAATGATTTTAGATTGACATTAGAAGAAAAGTATAATTTGATAGAAATGCTTAGTAATTCTTTTTTTAAAGAACACGGCGGAAAACAAGAGTTAAAAAGAACTTTGAATCAGAAATTCAGAACATTACGAAGTCAACTAGAAGATATTCTGGATTCGAATAATGAAGAAGAAAAAGAATATTATCCAATTGTAGAATTACTTCAGATTCGAAGTCAATCTAATCAATTAATTGTGGATGAAATTCTAAAATTAAGAGATCAAAACGAATTAAAAGTAAAATTAGGCGGATTACTTTCAAGTTTGTTGCACATGAATTTAGACAGACTTTTTATGGGACGCAATCGTACCAATGAGTTTGTAGTTTACGATTTATTGGCGAGATATTACAAAGGGAAGTTAGCAAGATTAAAATTTGATTGTAAAACGTCTCTAATAGATTCTGAGCTTATGCAGCTGCGTTAA
- a CDS encoding YdeI family protein, with protein sequence MAQLNSKVDGYIAKSEDFAKPILEYLRQIIHETCPDAAEDIKWGTPHYSYKGDHLCMIAGFKNHCSFSLYKAEFMKDKEIVESVKAGKKFGYMDKLKSVSELPSKQVLVSFLKEAMTINENGIKKEKPVSDKPKVFETPDYLTEVLNANKQAKEVWESKSDSFRKDYLVWIIDAKTDATRQKRIEQSLEWIAEGKGRFWQYAKK encoded by the coding sequence ATGGCACAATTAAATTCAAAAGTAGACGGATATATTGCAAAATCGGAAGACTTTGCAAAGCCAATCCTCGAATATCTACGACAAATTATTCATGAAACCTGTCCGGATGCAGCGGAAGATATTAAATGGGGAACTCCTCATTACTCATACAAAGGCGACCATTTATGTATGATTGCGGGTTTCAAAAACCATTGCTCTTTCAGTCTGTATAAAGCAGAATTCATGAAAGACAAAGAAATCGTAGAAAGTGTAAAAGCCGGAAAGAAATTTGGCTATATGGATAAACTGAAATCTGTTTCTGAATTACCATCAAAGCAAGTTTTGGTTTCATTTCTTAAAGAAGCAATGACAATTAATGAGAATGGAATCAAAAAAGAAAAGCCTGTATCTGACAAACCAAAAGTGTTTGAAACGCCAGATTATTTAACAGAAGTGCTTAACGCAAATAAACAAGCAAAAGAGGTTTGGGAATCGAAATCAGATTCTTTTCGCAAAGATTATTTAGTTTGGATAATCGACGCTAAAACAGACGCTACAAGACAAAAACGAATAGAACAATCTCTGGAATGGATTGCCGAAGGAAAAGGCAGATTCTGGCAATACGCAAAGAAATAA
- a CDS encoding cold-shock protein, with product MQEGTVKFFNEEKGFGFITPKNGGSEIFVHVSGLSENIRENDEVRYDIAEGKKGPNAVNVVVA from the coding sequence ATGCAAGAAGGTACAGTAAAATTCTTCAATGAAGAAAAAGGTTTTGGTTTTATTACACCAAAAAATGGTGGAAGTGAAATTTTTGTTCATGTTTCAGGTTTATCAGAAAATATACGTGAGAACGATGAAGTACGTTATGACATAGCAGAAGGTAAAAAAGGACCTAATGCTGTAAATGTTGTAGTAGCCTAA
- a CDS encoding Sir2 family NAD-dependent protein deacetylase codes for MNEQLTEIIRQVYHKKNRNLFTFLTGAGISAESGIPTYRGVDGIWVKGTKFHKPEEFGTFKYFKENPEEVWQYSLFRKKMFESAQTNKSHDEIAAIENLLQDRFHLITQNIDNLHRRSGVERIYEIHGNNREIKCSNGCKEIEFLPAEIEGKDIDQDLTEKDIELLKCKECGSWMRPNILWFDEYYDEKTNKKFSSLKIAKNSGILFIVGTSGATNLPMAIAETTLKYGGTIVDINTEDNLFTALIKDKKNKIIIRETSTEALKTIREILENIVKE; via the coding sequence ATGAATGAGCAACTTACTGAAATCATAAGGCAGGTTTATCATAAGAAAAACAGAAATCTTTTTACGTTTTTGACCGGCGCCGGAATTTCAGCAGAAAGCGGTATTCCAACTTATAGAGGAGTTGACGGAATCTGGGTAAAAGGAACTAAATTTCATAAACCGGAAGAATTTGGAACCTTTAAATATTTTAAAGAAAATCCCGAAGAAGTTTGGCAATATTCTCTCTTTAGAAAAAAGATGTTTGAAAGTGCTCAGACAAACAAAAGTCACGATGAAATAGCAGCAATTGAAAATCTTTTGCAAGACCGATTTCATTTGATAACTCAAAATATAGATAATCTGCACAGGCGTTCCGGTGTAGAAAGGATATACGAAATACACGGAAATAACAGAGAAATTAAATGCTCGAATGGTTGTAAAGAAATCGAATTTTTACCCGCTGAAATTGAAGGTAAAGACATAGACCAAGATTTAACCGAAAAAGATATTGAATTACTGAAATGCAAAGAATGCGGAAGCTGGATGAGACCAAATATTTTGTGGTTTGATGAGTATTATGACGAAAAGACAAACAAAAAATTCAGTTCCTTGAAAATCGCCAAAAACTCAGGAATTCTTTTTATTGTAGGAACGTCAGGAGCAACAAATTTGCCAATGGCAATTGCAGAAACTACATTAAAATACGGAGGAACAATTGTTGATATTAATACAGAAGATAACTTATTTACGGCGCTTATTAAGGACAAGAAAAATAAAATTATAATTCGGGAAACTTCAACTGAAGCTTTAAAAACAATTCGGGAAATATTAGAAAATATAGTAAAAGAATAA